GGAGGAGGTGGTGCACGCCGAGGAGCCCTGGCTGCCCAGTCCCGTCCCCGGAGAGAAGCTGGGGGGGCCCACCGGCCGGCGCTTCGAGATACAGCTGGCGCTGGGCCGCGGCTCCATGGGCGAGGTGTTCCGGGCCTGGGACTCGGAGCTGCAGCGCGAGGTGGCGCTCAAGTTCCTGACGCCCCGCTCCGCGTCTCTCGGGAGCCGGGCCACCGAGCTGCTCCAGCGCGAGGCCCGGGCCATCGCCCGGCTGAACCACGAGAACATCGTCCGCCTCTTCGACGTGTCCGAGTGGCGTGTCGAGCACGGAGGACAGCGGCTGCCCTTCCTGGTGATGGAATATCTGGAGGGTCAATCGCTGGCGGAGCTGCTGCTCAGGGGCCGCCCGGAGCTGAAGCAGGCGATGATGCTCATGGAGGGCGTGGCCGCTGGCCTGGCCCACGCCCACCTCCGGCATCTCATCCACCGGGACCTGAAGCCAGCCAACGTCTTCCTCACCCGCGAGGGGACGGTGAAGCTGTTGGACTTCGGCCTGGCCCACCTGGTGGCGAGCACCCTGCCCGTGCCGGAGATGTCCACGGCGGGCACTCCCCTGTACATGGCGCCAGAGCAGTGGTTGGGCCGGCCCCAGGACGCGCGGACCGACGTCTGGGCCGCGGGGCTGCTGTTCTACGAGCTGCTGACCGGCGTGCGGCCCTTCCCCTTCCTGCGTGCCGATGAGCTCCGTGCCCGGGTGACCTCTCCGGAGCCGCTGCCCTCGGTGCGCGCTCTCCGCCCCGAGTTGTCGCCGGAGGTGGAGCAGCTGCTCGCCTCGGCGCTGGCCAAGGACCCCACCCGGCGCATTCCCTCGGGGCAGGAGCTGTTGGAGGAGCTGCGCGAGCTGGGTGAGCACCTCGGGCTGCGCCGCGAGCAGGGACAGAGCTCCCTTCCCCAACGTCGACAGGTGACGCTGGTGTGCTGCGTGCTGACCGGCCTCCCGGCGGCGCTCGACCCCGAGGATCTCGATGAGCTGGAGACCGCCTTCCATGATAGCTGCGCGGAGCTGCTCGGCCAGCAGGGGGGCTCGGTCACTCCGGCCATGGGCTCCCAGGTGCTGGCCTGCTTCGGCTACCCCCATGTCCAGGAGGAGGACTCCAGGCATGCCGTCCACGCGGGATTGCTCCTGATTCGTGAGCTCCCCCGGGTGCTCCAGCACAAGCTGCCTCACCCGTCCACGCGAGGGCTCTCCGTGGCGGTCGGCATCCACACGGACAGGGTGGCGCTGCACGAGAGCGCGGGGGGGCCCGTCCTGTCGGGCGAGGCCCCCGATGTGACCGCCTGGCTGGCCCGGCAGGCCGAGCCCGGCACGGTGCTCCTCAGCGAGGCCACCCGGGCCCTGGTGCGTGCCGCCTTCGAGCTGGAGTCGCTCGGGAGCCGGAGCCCCACGGTGCCGCCGGCCCAACACCCGGTGCGGGTGTTCCGGGCGCTGAGCGAGCGCAAGGGGGGCTCGCGCTTCGAACGGACGCGCGAGGCCTTCGGGCTGACCCCCCTGGTCGGGCGGGAGCGCGAGCTGGGAGAGGTGCTCGGCTTGTGGGAGCGGGCCCGGCGAGGGCAGGGCGCCGCCCTCCTGCTCCGTGGCGAGGCCGGCCTGGGCAAGTCCCGCCTCATCCACGAGGTGCGCTCACGGCTGGCTCCCGAGGCCGACTGCCGCCTGAGTGCCCAGTGTGGCTCCTCGTTCTCCACCAGCGCGCTCTATCCCATCATCGAGCTGCTCCAGCGCCTGCTCGAGGACGCACGCGCGGAAGGCTCCTCGTCCTTCTCGCTTCGTGGGGTGGAACAGCGGCTGCGCGCGCTCGGCCTCTCGGTCGAACACCGGCAGGCGCTCGTCTCACTGCTGTCCCTCCCTCCCCTGGAGACGCTGCCCTCCACCCAGCTCACGCCGGAGCGGCGCAAGTCCCTGGTCTTCGAGGCCCTGGCCCTCCTGCTGCGGAGCCTGGCTCACGAGCGCCCGGTGCTGGCCGTGGTGGAGGACCTGCATTGGGCGGACCCTTCCACCCTGGAGCTCCTGGCCTCGCTGCGCGAGTCGGTGACGCAGTCCCGGGTGCTGCTGCTGCTCAGCTCCCGCCCCGAGTCGCGCGACGCCGCGCCCCTGTGGCCCGGGCTCCACGTCCTCTCGCTGGAGCGGCTGTCCGAGAAGAACACCCAGGTGCTGGTGCGGGAGATGGTCCGGGGCCGGTCCCTGGCCTCGGACGTGGTGCGGCAGCTCGTGAAGAGGACGGAGGGCGTTCCGCTCTTCGCCGAGGAGCTGACGCGCATGATGCTGGAGCGGCAGGCCGCTGGAGATCCGTCCGCCTCCATTCCCCTGAGCCTGCACGAGCTGTTGCTCGCGCGCCTGGATGCGCTGCCTTCGCGGCAGAAGATGCTGGCGCAGCTCTGCTCGGTGATGGGGAGGAGCTTCTCGAGTGCCCTGGTGGCGGCGCTCACCCAGCAGTCCGAGGCCGCCAGGCACAGGGACCTGGAGGGGCTGGTCGCCGCGGGCATCCTGGAGCGGGAGGGGCCGGGCGAGGGGCCGACGGAGTACCGGTTCCGGCACGCCCTCATCCAGGACGCGGCCTGTCAGTCGCTGCTGCGTGGCACCCGGCGCGAGTACCACCAGCGCATCGCCGAGGTGCTGGAGGAGTCCTTCCCCGACGTGGCGGAGTCCCATCCGGAGCTGCTGGCGCATCATTATACGGAGGCGGATCAGCCCGCGCGGGCCCTCGAGTGGTGGGCTCGCGCCGGGGAGCTCGCCAGCCAGCGCTCGGCCAACCAGGAGGCCATCGAGCACCTCACGCGGGCGCTGAAGCTGTTGCGCTCCCTGCCGGACGCGAGCCAGCACCGGGGCGAGGAGCTGCGGCTCCTGGTGATGCTGGGCATTCCCCTGGTGCAGGCTCGGGGCTATCAGACCCCGGAGGTGGAGCAGATCTTCTCTCGCGTGCGCGTGCTGTTCGGCGCGGTGGGCGACGAGCTGTCCCGGTT
This is a stretch of genomic DNA from Archangium violaceum. It encodes these proteins:
- a CDS encoding protein kinase domain-containing protein encodes the protein MDSLQEDTDFGDSLMEEVVHAEEPWLPSPVPGEKLGGPTGRRFEIQLALGRGSMGEVFRAWDSELQREVALKFLTPRSASLGSRATELLQREARAIARLNHENIVRLFDVSEWRVEHGGQRLPFLVMEYLEGQSLAELLLRGRPELKQAMMLMEGVAAGLAHAHLRHLIHRDLKPANVFLTREGTVKLLDFGLAHLVASTLPVPEMSTAGTPLYMAPEQWLGRPQDARTDVWAAGLLFYELLTGVRPFPFLRADELRARVTSPEPLPSVRALRPELSPEVEQLLASALAKDPTRRIPSGQELLEELRELGEHLGLRREQGQSSLPQRRQVTLVCCVLTGLPAALDPEDLDELETAFHDSCAELLGQQGGSVTPAMGSQVLACFGYPHVQEEDSRHAVHAGLLLIRELPRVLQHKLPHPSTRGLSVAVGIHTDRVALHESAGGPVLSGEAPDVTAWLARQAEPGTVLLSEATRALVRAAFELESLGSRSPTVPPAQHPVRVFRALSERKGGSRFERTREAFGLTPLVGRERELGEVLGLWERARRGQGAALLLRGEAGLGKSRLIHEVRSRLAPEADCRLSAQCGSSFSTSALYPIIELLQRLLEDARAEGSSSFSLRGVEQRLRALGLSVEHRQALVSLLSLPPLETLPSTQLTPERRKSLVFEALALLLRSLAHERPVLAVVEDLHWADPSTLELLASLRESVTQSRVLLLLSSRPESRDAAPLWPGLHVLSLERLSEKNTQVLVREMVRGRSLASDVVRQLVKRTEGVPLFAEELTRMMLERQAAGDPSASIPLSLHELLLARLDALPSRQKMLAQLCSVMGRSFSSALVAALTQQSEAARHRDLEGLVAAGILEREGPGEGPTEYRFRHALIQDAACQSLLRGTRREYHQRIAEVLEESFPDVAESHPELLAHHYTEADQPARALEWWARAGELASQRSANQEAIEHLTRALKLLRSLPDASQHRGEELRLLVMLGIPLVQARGYQTPEVEQIFSRVRVLFGAVGDELSRLELSYWWVFSFYLARGELPLARGLADRLVDLGQRQHHRELLALGHWMVCMVAFSRGEGRAAREHAELALECSYFTLEEHRVLALRYWVDPRVAALASGSVILSWGGEWEQARSWAQEALSLAGRIGHLHTSAFALYSVALGSQFRGDVASTLELAERCLALSSEHDFRFWRGGSALLRSWALAGLGWAPQGLALMRQGFEQLHASGIQASRSHSRGMLAEIHLLRRQPQQALEVVDQALAELGEERFYASALHRLRGESLRRLGREQEAEASFRCALAVAHEQGALNFERLARQRLEQSPAPSAPPVPA